The following proteins are co-located in the Mycolicibacterium goodii genome:
- the coaD gene encoding pantetheine-phosphate adenylyltransferase gives MSGAVCPGSFDPVTLGHIDVFERASAQFDEVVVAVLVNPNKKGMFDLDERIAMIEESTTHLPNLRVESGQGLVVDFVKSRGLTAIVKGLRTGTDFEYELQMAQMNKHIAGVDTFFVATTPQYSFVSSSLAKEVASLGGDVTALLPPAVNRRLQDKLSG, from the coding sequence ATGAGCGGCGCGGTATGCCCCGGGTCCTTCGACCCGGTGACCCTCGGTCACATCGACGTCTTCGAGCGTGCCTCGGCCCAGTTCGACGAGGTGGTCGTGGCGGTGCTGGTGAACCCGAACAAGAAGGGCATGTTCGATCTCGACGAGCGGATCGCGATGATCGAGGAGTCGACCACCCATCTGCCGAACCTGCGGGTCGAATCCGGTCAGGGGCTCGTCGTCGACTTCGTGAAGTCGCGGGGTCTGACCGCGATCGTCAAGGGTCTGCGCACCGGCACCGATTTCGAGTACGAACTGCAGATGGCGCAGATGAACAAGCACATCGCGGGCGTCGACACGTTCTTCGTCGCGACGACACCGCAGTACTCGTTCGTGTCGTCGTCACTGGCCAAGGAGGTCGCGTCGCTGGGCGGTGACGTGACCGCGCTGCTGCCACCGGCGGTCAACCGTCGGCTGCAGGACAAGCTCAGCGGTTGA
- a CDS encoding aldo/keto reductase — MTASHGQAAAIPTVTLNDDNSLPVVGIGVGELSDSEAERSVSAALEAGYRLIDTAAAYGNEAGVGRAIAASGIPRDEIYVTTKLATPDHGFSSSQSAARASLERLGLDYVDLYLIHWPGGDTSKYVDSWGGLMKVKEDGVARSIGVCNFGAEDLETIVSLTYFTPAVNQIELHPLLNQAGLREANAGYNIVTEAYGPFGVGRLLDHPAVAAIAEAHGRTTAQVLLRWSIQLGNIVISRSSNPERIASNLDVFGFELTAAEMDTLSGLDDGTRFRPDPATYTGS; from the coding sequence ATGACCGCATCGCACGGGCAAGCTGCTGCGATTCCCACCGTGACGCTCAATGACGACAACTCACTTCCCGTTGTCGGCATCGGCGTCGGTGAACTGTCCGACAGCGAAGCCGAGCGGTCGGTTTCGGCGGCGCTGGAGGCCGGTTACCGGCTGATCGACACCGCCGCCGCCTACGGGAACGAGGCCGGCGTGGGCCGCGCCATCGCCGCCTCGGGCATCCCGCGCGACGAGATCTACGTGACCACCAAGCTCGCGACGCCCGACCACGGGTTCTCGTCGTCGCAGTCGGCGGCGCGGGCCAGCCTCGAGCGCCTCGGCCTCGACTACGTCGACCTGTACCTCATCCACTGGCCCGGTGGCGACACCAGCAAGTACGTCGACAGCTGGGGCGGCCTGATGAAAGTCAAGGAGGACGGTGTCGCGCGTTCGATCGGCGTGTGCAACTTCGGCGCCGAGGACCTCGAGACCATCGTCAGCCTCACCTACTTCACCCCTGCGGTGAACCAGATCGAGCTGCACCCGCTGCTCAACCAGGCCGGGCTGCGCGAGGCCAACGCCGGTTACAACATCGTCACCGAGGCGTACGGGCCGTTCGGCGTCGGGCGTCTGCTGGACCACCCCGCCGTTGCGGCCATCGCCGAGGCGCACGGCAGGACCACGGCGCAGGTGCTGTTGCGTTGGAGTATCCAGCTGGGCAACATCGTGATCTCCCGGTCGTCGAACCCCGAGCGCATCGCATCCAACCTCGACGTGTTCGGCTTCGAGCTCACCGCAGCCGAGATGGACACGCTGAGCGGGCTGGACGACGGCACCCGCTTCCGTCCCGACCCCGCCACCTACACGGGCTCGTAG
- a CDS encoding TetR/AcrR family transcriptional regulator, translated as MTADEATPSARQIELLEAAYRYVLTHGLAEMSLRPLAAAVGSSPRVLLYLFGSKDGLVRALVARARADELAVLERLHQAASAEPIGLAVAVTEIWEWLAAEQHRPLLNLWVEAYGRSLIEPDGAWAGFARATVDDWMDLLARCQPAEQRDTEDGALRRTLALAVLRGALLDLLATGDTERLTSAVRHQAAKF; from the coding sequence GTGACCGCAGACGAGGCAACCCCTTCGGCCCGGCAGATCGAACTGCTGGAAGCCGCCTACCGGTACGTGTTGACCCATGGGCTCGCTGAGATGTCGCTGCGCCCGTTGGCCGCCGCCGTCGGGTCGAGCCCGCGGGTGTTGCTCTACCTCTTCGGCAGCAAGGACGGGCTCGTGCGTGCACTGGTGGCGCGCGCGCGAGCCGATGAACTGGCAGTGCTCGAGCGCCTGCACCAGGCCGCGAGCGCCGAACCCATCGGCCTCGCGGTTGCGGTCACCGAGATCTGGGAGTGGCTTGCCGCAGAACAGCATCGACCACTGCTGAACCTGTGGGTCGAGGCCTACGGCCGCTCACTCATCGAGCCGGACGGCGCGTGGGCCGGCTTCGCCCGTGCCACCGTCGACGACTGGATGGATTTGCTGGCGAGATGTCAGCCCGCCGAACAGCGGGACACCGAGGACGGCGCGCTGCGGCGCACCCTGGCATTGGCGGTCCTGCGCGGAGCGTTGCTCGACCTGCTCGCCACCGGCGACACCGAGCGGCTCACCAGCGCTGTGCGCCACCAGGCCGCGAAGTTCTGA
- a CDS encoding hemerythrin domain-containing protein: protein MPKTFVQSTDDVVKFLTDQHNLIKDLFEEVFSASSDEARATAFVELRQLLAVHETAEEMVVHPRARAVVADGEAIVEARLQEEHAAKEQLSKLESLDIGSKEFITELEKFRDAVIDHAEHEEHEEFDKLSREIDAAGLERMAKAVQAAEAIAPTRPHPGVESAKLNFAVGPFASMLDRARDLIGSALK, encoded by the coding sequence ATGCCGAAGACATTCGTGCAGTCGACGGACGACGTCGTCAAATTTCTGACCGACCAGCACAACCTGATCAAGGACCTGTTCGAGGAGGTCTTCTCGGCGTCGAGTGATGAAGCTCGTGCAACCGCTTTCGTCGAACTGCGCCAGTTGCTGGCGGTTCACGAAACCGCCGAGGAGATGGTGGTGCATCCGCGTGCTCGCGCGGTGGTCGCCGATGGCGAGGCGATCGTCGAGGCGCGCCTGCAGGAGGAGCATGCCGCAAAGGAGCAGCTGTCGAAGCTGGAAAGCCTCGACATCGGTTCGAAGGAGTTCATCACCGAGCTGGAGAAGTTCCGTGACGCGGTGATCGACCACGCCGAACATGAGGAGCACGAGGAGTTCGACAAGCTGTCCCGTGAAATCGACGCTGCGGGCCTTGAGCGGATGGCCAAGGCCGTGCAGGCCGCCGAGGCGATCGCCCCGACCCGGCCGCACCCGGGGGTGGAGTCGGCAAAGCTGAACTTCGCCGTGGGACCGTTCGCCTCGATGCTCGACCGGGCGCGTGATCTGATCGGCTCGGCGCTCAAGTAG
- a CDS encoding aldo/keto reductase yields MSPRITLNDGKTIPQVGLGVWQTPAEDTERAVAAALQAGYRHIDTAAAYRNETETGRAIAGSGVPREDIFLVTKLWNSDQGYDSTLAAFDASIQRLGVDYLDLYLIHWPVPANNNFVDTFKAFAHLRDQGRIRSIGVSNFEPEHLNTLIDATGIVPAVNQIELHPMLPQRELREVHAELGIATEAWSPLGQGSLLADPVITGIAQQHGKTPAQVLIRWHIQLGNIVIPKSVNPERIASNFDVFDFALSEQDMTSIASLETGKRLGPDPRTFNFTG; encoded by the coding sequence GTGAGTCCTCGGATCACGCTCAACGACGGTAAAACCATTCCGCAGGTCGGTCTCGGTGTCTGGCAGACGCCCGCCGAAGACACCGAACGCGCGGTCGCCGCGGCCCTGCAGGCCGGGTACCGCCACATCGACACGGCCGCGGCCTACCGCAACGAGACCGAGACGGGTCGGGCGATCGCCGGGTCCGGTGTGCCGCGTGAAGACATCTTCTTGGTGACGAAGCTGTGGAACAGCGACCAGGGCTACGACTCCACCCTGGCGGCCTTCGACGCCAGCATCCAGCGTCTGGGCGTCGACTACCTGGACCTGTACCTCATCCACTGGCCGGTCCCGGCGAACAACAACTTCGTGGACACCTTCAAGGCGTTCGCGCATCTGCGCGATCAAGGGCGTATCCGTTCCATCGGGGTGAGCAATTTCGAGCCCGAGCACCTCAACACACTCATCGACGCCACGGGCATTGTTCCCGCAGTCAACCAGATCGAGCTGCACCCCATGCTGCCCCAGCGCGAGCTCCGCGAGGTGCACGCCGAGCTGGGAATCGCGACCGAAGCCTGGAGCCCGCTGGGTCAGGGCTCACTTCTGGCCGATCCGGTGATCACCGGTATTGCGCAACAGCACGGGAAAACGCCCGCACAGGTGCTTATCAGGTGGCATATCCAACTCGGTAATATCGTCATCCCCAAGTCGGTAAACCCGGAGCGGATTGCGAGCAATTTCGACGTGTTCGATTTCGCGCTCAGCGAGCAGGACATGACGTCCATCGCTTCGCTGGAAACCGGGAAACGGTTGGGTCCCGATCCACGAACCTTCAATTTCACAGGGTAG
- a CDS encoding pyruvate carboxylase produces the protein MISKVLVANRGEIAIRAFRAAYEMGIATVAVYPYEDRNSLHRLKADESYQIGDVGHPVRAYLSVDEIIRVAKHSGADAVYPGYGFLSENPELAAKCAEAGITFVGPSAEVLQLTGNKARAIAAARAAGLPVLKSSEPSASVDELMAAADGMEFPLFVKAVSGGGGRGMRRVEDREALAEAIETASREAESAFGDASVYLEQAVLNPRHIEVQILADGAGNVMHLFERDCSVQRRHQKVIELAPAPNLSAQVREQICADAVAFARQIGYSCAGTVEFLLDERGHHVFIECNPRIQVEHTVTEEITDVDLVASQLRIAAGETLADLGLSQDRLVLRGAAMQCRITTEDPANGFRPDTGRITAYRSPGGAGIRLDGGSNLGAEISAHFDSMLVKLTCRGRDFSAAASRARRALAEFRIRGVSTNIPFLQAVIDDPDFRAGRVTTSFIDDRPHLLTSRSPADRGTKILNYLADVTVNKPHGQRPSAVYPQDKLPPLDLDAPPPAGSKQRLVQLGPQRFAQWLRDAKAVGVTDTTFRDAHQSLLATRVRSTGLLMVAPYLARMMPQLLSIECWGGATYDVALRFLKEDPWERLAALREAVPNICLQMLLRGRNTVGYTPYPELVTSAFVEEAAATGVDIFRIFDALNNVESMRPAIDAVRETGSTIAEVAMCYTGDLSDPAENLYTLDYYLKLAEQIVDAGAHVLAIKDMAGLLRAPAAHTLVGALRSRFDLPVHVHTHDTPGGQLATYLAAWSAGADAVDGAAAPMAGTTSQPALSSIVAAAAHTQYDTGLDLRAVCDLEPFWEALRKVYAPFESGLPGPTGRVYTHEIPGGQLSNLRQQAIALGLGDRFEEIEANYAAADRILGRLVKVTPSSKVVGDLALALVGAGISAEEFAADPARYDIPDSVIGFLRGELGDPPGGWPEPLRTKALVGRGPARPTEALTAEDEALLAQPGPKRQAALNRLLFPGPTAEFEAHRETYGDTSSLSANQFFYGLRYGEEHRVQLERGVELLIGLEAISEADERGMRTVMCIINGQLRPVLVRDRSVASEVPAAEKADRTNPDHVAAPFAGVVTVNVAEGDVVQAGETIATIEAMKMEAAITAPKAGTVTRVAVAATAQVEGGDLLVVVG, from the coding sequence GTGATCTCCAAGGTGCTCGTCGCCAACCGCGGCGAAATCGCGATCCGAGCGTTCCGGGCTGCGTACGAGATGGGCATCGCCACGGTGGCGGTGTATCCGTACGAGGATCGGAATTCGCTTCACCGGCTCAAGGCCGATGAGTCGTATCAGATCGGGGATGTGGGCCACCCCGTGCGCGCCTATCTGTCGGTCGACGAGATCATCCGCGTCGCCAAGCATTCCGGCGCCGACGCCGTGTACCCGGGTTACGGCTTCCTGTCGGAGAATCCCGAACTCGCGGCCAAGTGCGCCGAGGCGGGCATCACGTTCGTCGGTCCGTCGGCCGAGGTGCTCCAGCTCACCGGCAACAAGGCGCGGGCGATCGCCGCGGCGCGGGCCGCGGGTCTTCCGGTGCTGAAGTCCTCCGAGCCGTCGGCGTCGGTGGACGAGTTGATGGCCGCGGCCGACGGCATGGAGTTCCCGTTGTTCGTCAAGGCGGTCTCGGGTGGCGGCGGGCGCGGCATGCGCCGCGTCGAGGACCGCGAGGCGCTGGCCGAGGCGATCGAGACGGCGTCGCGGGAAGCCGAGTCGGCGTTCGGCGACGCGTCGGTGTATCTCGAGCAGGCGGTGCTCAACCCGCGCCACATCGAGGTGCAGATCCTCGCCGACGGCGCGGGCAACGTGATGCACCTGTTCGAGCGGGACTGCAGCGTGCAGCGCAGGCATCAGAAGGTCATCGAGCTGGCTCCCGCTCCGAACTTGAGTGCGCAGGTGCGCGAACAGATCTGCGCCGACGCGGTGGCGTTCGCGCGGCAGATCGGTTATTCGTGCGCGGGCACCGTGGAGTTCCTGCTCGACGAGCGCGGGCACCACGTGTTCATCGAGTGCAACCCCCGTATCCAGGTGGAGCACACGGTGACCGAGGAGATCACCGATGTGGATCTGGTGGCCTCGCAGTTGCGCATCGCCGCGGGTGAGACGCTGGCCGATCTGGGCCTGTCCCAGGACCGGCTGGTGTTGCGCGGTGCGGCCATGCAGTGCCGCATCACCACCGAGGACCCGGCCAACGGTTTCCGGCCCGACACCGGCCGCATCACCGCCTACCGCTCACCGGGCGGCGCGGGCATCCGCCTCGACGGCGGCTCCAACCTTGGTGCGGAGATCTCGGCGCACTTCGACTCGATGCTGGTGAAGCTGACCTGCCGGGGACGCGACTTCTCGGCGGCCGCTTCGCGCGCGCGTCGTGCCCTTGCGGAGTTCCGGATCCGGGGTGTGTCGACGAACATCCCGTTCCTGCAGGCGGTCATCGACGATCCCGACTTCCGGGCCGGACGGGTCACGACGTCGTTCATCGACGACCGGCCGCATCTGCTGACGTCGCGTTCGCCCGCCGACCGCGGCACCAAGATCCTCAACTACCTGGCCGACGTCACGGTGAACAAGCCGCACGGGCAGCGCCCGTCGGCGGTCTATCCGCAGGACAAGCTGCCGCCGCTGGACCTGGATGCGCCGCCACCGGCGGGCTCCAAGCAGCGCCTGGTGCAGTTGGGCCCCCAAAGGTTCGCGCAGTGGCTGCGCGACGCCAAGGCCGTCGGGGTCACGGATACGACGTTCCGCGACGCGCACCAGTCGCTGCTGGCGACGCGCGTGCGGTCCACCGGTCTGTTGATGGTGGCGCCGTACCTGGCCCGCATGATGCCGCAGTTGCTGTCGATCGAGTGCTGGGGTGGCGCGACTTACGATGTGGCGCTTCGGTTCCTGAAGGAAGATCCGTGGGAGCGGCTGGCCGCGCTGCGCGAGGCCGTGCCCAACATCTGCCTGCAGATGCTGCTGCGGGGCCGCAACACCGTCGGCTACACGCCGTACCCGGAGCTGGTGACGTCGGCATTCGTCGAGGAGGCCGCGGCCACCGGCGTCGACATCTTCCGGATCTTCGACGCGCTCAACAATGTCGAGTCGATGCGGCCCGCGATCGACGCGGTGCGCGAAACCGGTTCGACCATCGCCGAAGTCGCGATGTGCTACACCGGTGATCTCAGCGATCCTGCCGAGAACCTCTACACGCTGGACTACTACCTGAAGCTGGCCGAGCAGATCGTCGACGCCGGTGCGCACGTGCTGGCGATCAAGGACATGGCCGGGCTGCTGCGCGCCCCGGCCGCCCACACGCTCGTCGGCGCGCTGCGCAGCCGGTTCGACCTGCCGGTGCACGTGCACACCCACGACACCCCCGGCGGTCAGCTGGCGACGTACCTGGCGGCCTGGTCGGCGGGTGCGGACGCGGTCGACGGTGCCGCGGCGCCGATGGCCGGTACGACCAGCCAGCCCGCGCTGAGCTCGATCGTCGCCGCGGCCGCGCACACGCAGTACGACACCGGCCTGGATCTGCGGGCGGTGTGCGATCTCGAGCCGTTCTGGGAGGCGCTGCGAAAGGTGTACGCGCCGTTCGAGTCCGGTCTGCCCGGTCCGACCGGGCGGGTGTACACCCACGAGATCCCGGGTGGCCAGTTGAGCAACCTGCGCCAGCAGGCGATCGCACTGGGACTGGGGGACCGGTTCGAGGAGATCGAGGCCAATTATGCTGCGGCCGACCGCATCCTGGGCCGGCTCGTCAAGGTCACGCCGTCGTCCAAGGTGGTCGGCGATCTGGCGCTGGCGCTGGTGGGCGCCGGGATCAGCGCCGAGGAGTTCGCCGCCGATCCGGCGCGTTACGACATTCCCGACAGCGTGATCGGGTTCCTGCGTGGCGAACTCGGCGACCCGCCGGGTGGGTGGCCGGAACCGTTGCGCACCAAGGCCCTGGTGGGTCGGGGGCCGGCCCGGCCGACCGAGGCGCTCACCGCCGAGGACGAGGCGCTGCTCGCCCAGCCCGGCCCCAAGCGTCAGGCCGCGCTCAACCGCCTGCTGTTCCCCGGGCCCACCGCCGAGTTCGAGGCGCACCGCGAAACCTACGGTGACACCTCGTCGTTGAGCGCCAACCAGTTCTTCTACGGGCTGCGTTACGGCGAGGAGCACCGCGTGCAGCTCGAACGCGGCGTGGAGCTGCTGATCGGCCTTGAGGCGATCTCCGAGGCCGACGAGCGCGGTATGCGCACCGTGATGTGCATCATCAACGGCCAGCTGCGTCCGGTGCTCGTGCGCGACCGCAGCGTCGCCAGCGAGGTGCCCGCCGCCGAGAAGGCCGACCGCACCAACCCCGACCACGTCGCCGCGCCGTTCGCCGGCGTGGTGACGGTCAATGTCGCCGAAGGCGATGTGGTGCAGGCCGGTGAGACGATCGCCACGATCGAGGCGATGAAGATGGAGGCCGCCATCACCGCACCCAAGGCAGGCACGGTCACGCGCGTCGCCGTCGCGGCCACCGCACAGGTCGAGGGTGGCGATCTGCTGGTGGTGGTCGGCTGA
- a CDS encoding alpha/beta hydrolase, producing MVESLPGHRAAGRPPADSKETFRELLLAGSTRLGLAAIPRMSDGRKRLLLGGRSVTVDGNTLDTTLQLTLTAQRLAGLPGLVADHDPEHGVAVSRVKLRERTAQLATMQPPVHVDVGDISIPGPAGPMAARRYVPVDRGSATALVLYFHGGGFVIGDLDTHDNLCRLICRDGGVQVVSVDYRLAPEHKAPAAAEDAYAAYQWALEHAAGLGAPKIVVAGDSAGGNLAAVVAQWARDDELPPPALQLLLYPVTDWVSETRSRTLFSDGYFLSQRDMEWFAAHYLDGADVTPEDPAVSPLLAEDLSGLPPALVVTAGFDPLRDEGNRYAAALRDAGVLVDLREERSMIHAFANFFPLGGGSAAATTAMISALRAHLRHV from the coding sequence ATGGTTGAAAGTCTGCCAGGCCATCGGGCCGCGGGTCGGCCACCCGCAGACTCGAAGGAAACCTTCAGGGAGCTCCTGCTCGCCGGATCGACACGGCTCGGCCTGGCCGCGATACCGCGCATGTCCGACGGGCGCAAACGGCTCCTGCTCGGTGGACGCTCGGTCACGGTCGACGGAAACACCCTCGACACCACCCTGCAGCTCACCCTCACCGCGCAGCGCCTCGCGGGGCTGCCCGGGCTGGTCGCCGACCACGATCCCGAGCATGGTGTCGCGGTCTCGCGGGTGAAGCTGCGGGAGCGGACGGCGCAGCTGGCGACGATGCAGCCGCCCGTCCACGTCGACGTGGGCGACATCTCGATACCCGGGCCCGCCGGGCCGATGGCCGCCCGCCGGTACGTGCCCGTCGACCGCGGATCAGCGACCGCGCTCGTGCTGTACTTCCACGGCGGCGGCTTCGTGATCGGCGACCTCGACACCCACGACAACCTGTGCCGGCTCATCTGCCGCGACGGCGGGGTCCAGGTGGTCTCCGTCGACTACCGGCTGGCCCCCGAACACAAGGCGCCCGCGGCCGCCGAGGATGCGTACGCGGCCTATCAGTGGGCCCTCGAGCACGCCGCGGGTCTCGGCGCGCCCAAGATCGTGGTCGCCGGTGACAGTGCCGGTGGCAACCTGGCCGCGGTGGTCGCGCAGTGGGCCCGTGACGACGAACTACCGCCGCCCGCCCTGCAGCTGCTGCTGTACCCGGTCACCGACTGGGTCAGCGAGACCCGGTCCCGCACGCTGTTCTCCGACGGCTACTTCCTGTCCCAGCGGGACATGGAGTGGTTCGCCGCGCACTACCTCGACGGCGCCGACGTGACGCCCGAGGATCCCGCGGTGTCGCCACTGCTGGCCGAGGACCTGTCCGGTCTGCCGCCCGCGCTGGTGGTCACCGCGGGGTTCGACCCGCTGCGCGACGAGGGAAATCGCTACGCGGCCGCGCTGCGCGACGCCGGTGTCCTGGTCGACCTGCGCGAGGAGCGTTCGATGATCCACGCGTTCGCCAACTTCTTCCCGCTCGGGGGCGGCAGCGCCGCCGCGACGACCGCCATGATCTCGGCGCTGCGGGCACATCTCAGGCACGTCTGA
- a CDS encoding vitamin K epoxide reductase family protein, with the protein MTVAASDTDRSQAADRGGLAVGMPSAVWVLIAGVLGLAASLTLTVEKIELLINPDYVPSCSINPVLSCGSVMVTPQASAFGFPNPLIGIVAFSVVVVTGVLAVTGVRLPRWYWAGLAIGTVVGAGFVHWLIFQSLYRIGALCPYCMVVWAVTITLAVVVAAIALRPQPADDDGGAGNLVYQWRWSLVALWFTSLVLLILVRFWEYWSTLL; encoded by the coding sequence ATGACCGTCGCAGCGTCTGACACCGACCGGTCGCAGGCCGCCGACCGAGGCGGCCTGGCCGTGGGAATGCCGAGCGCGGTGTGGGTGCTGATCGCCGGCGTGCTCGGCCTGGCCGCGTCGCTGACGCTGACGGTCGAGAAGATCGAACTGCTGATCAACCCGGACTATGTGCCGTCGTGCAGCATCAACCCGGTGCTGTCGTGCGGTTCGGTGATGGTCACCCCGCAGGCGTCGGCGTTCGGGTTCCCGAACCCGCTGATCGGCATCGTCGCCTTCTCGGTCGTCGTGGTGACCGGTGTGCTCGCGGTGACCGGGGTGCGCCTGCCCCGGTGGTACTGGGCCGGGCTGGCGATCGGCACCGTGGTCGGCGCCGGGTTCGTGCACTGGCTGATCTTCCAGAGCCTCTACCGCATCGGGGCGCTGTGCCCCTACTGCATGGTGGTCTGGGCCGTAACAATCACGCTGGCCGTGGTGGTTGCGGCCATCGCGCTGCGCCCGCAGCCCGCCGACGACGACGGCGGTGCGGGCAACCTCGTCTACCAGTGGCGATGGTCGCTCGTGGCGCTCTGGTTCACCTCACTCGTGCTTTTGATCCTGGTGCGATTCTGGGAATACTGGTCAACACTGCTGTAA
- the rsmD gene encoding 16S rRNA (guanine(966)-N(2))-methyltransferase RsmD, which translates to MTRIIAGSLGGRRIEVPKSGTRPTSDRVREAVFNALSARLDFAGLTVLDLYAGSGALGLEAISRGARAALFVESDQRAAAVITRNIAALKVVGATVRRGTAESVLAAGTSRPVDLVLADPPYDVEARAVDAVVAALADGGWVRAGSVVMVERRSNSEPVTWPDGWIALSARRYGDTRVELAEVEG; encoded by the coding sequence CTGACCCGGATCATCGCGGGCTCGCTGGGCGGCCGACGGATCGAGGTACCCAAGAGCGGGACCCGGCCCACATCGGACCGGGTGCGCGAGGCGGTGTTCAACGCGCTGTCCGCGCGCCTGGATTTCGCCGGGCTGACCGTGCTCGATCTGTATGCCGGCTCCGGAGCCCTTGGGCTGGAAGCGATTTCACGTGGTGCGCGGGCGGCGTTGTTCGTCGAGTCCGATCAGCGCGCGGCCGCGGTGATCACCAGGAACATTGCCGCGCTGAAAGTCGTCGGCGCCACGGTGCGACGCGGCACCGCCGAATCGGTACTCGCGGCGGGCACGTCGCGACCCGTCGACCTGGTGCTGGCGGATCCGCCCTACGACGTGGAAGCCCGAGCGGTCGACGCCGTCGTGGCGGCGCTGGCCGACGGCGGTTGGGTGCGTGCGGGCTCGGTCGTGATGGTGGAGCGACGTTCCAACAGCGAACCGGTGACGTGGCCGGACGGCTGGATCGCGTTGAGCGCGCGGCGGTACGGCGACACCCGCGTCGAACTCGCCGAGGTCGAAGGCTGA
- a CDS encoding DsbA family protein, whose protein sequence is MAKPKKTAKYDLKAADRKRNLLVQIGLTAVVVLFAVGLVLYIVMNGEKNPDAGAGKAIRVASSNVITNEGTSDPKVVVGLYEDFLCPACGNFERSFGPTISKLIDSGAIAADYYMVGILDRAGNGYSSRAGAAGYCVADESTDAFRRFHTALYTPELQPQENSGVYPDNARLIELARQAGAAGKVADCINNGRYVEMVKGMAAATKINATPTIRINGEDYSPTTPDALIAKVKEMVGEVPGL, encoded by the coding sequence GTGGCCAAACCCAAGAAGACCGCCAAGTACGACCTGAAAGCCGCCGACCGCAAGCGCAATCTGCTGGTGCAGATCGGCCTGACCGCGGTCGTCGTGTTGTTCGCCGTCGGACTGGTGCTCTACATCGTGATGAACGGTGAGAAGAATCCCGATGCGGGTGCGGGTAAGGCCATTCGCGTCGCGTCGAGCAATGTGATCACCAACGAGGGAACGAGCGACCCGAAGGTCGTCGTCGGTCTCTACGAAGACTTCCTGTGCCCGGCATGCGGCAACTTCGAGCGCAGCTTCGGGCCCACCATCTCCAAACTGATCGACTCCGGAGCGATCGCCGCGGACTACTACATGGTCGGCATCCTCGATCGCGCCGGCAACGGGTACTCGTCGCGCGCCGGTGCCGCGGGGTACTGCGTGGCCGACGAGTCGACGGATGCGTTCCGGCGCTTCCACACCGCGCTGTACACCCCCGAACTGCAGCCACAGGAGAACAGCGGGGTGTATCCGGACAACGCGCGGTTGATCGAACTGGCCCGCCAGGCCGGCGCCGCGGGCAAGGTGGCCGACTGCATCAACAACGGCCGCTACGTCGAGATGGTCAAGGGGATGGCCGCGGCGACCAAGATCAACGCGACCCCGACCATCCGGATCAACGGCGAGGACTACAGCCCGACCACGCCCGACGCGCTCATCGCCAAGGTCAAGGAGATGGTCGGCGAGGTTCCGGGGCTCTGA
- the sepIVA gene encoding cell division protein SepIVA, which yields MYRVFEALDELGAIVEEARGVPMTAGCVVPRGDVLELIDDIKDAIPGELDDAQDVLDARDSLLREAKEHSESVISGANAEADSVLSHARAEADRLLADAKSQADRMVVEARQHSERMVVEAREEAARLAAAAKREYEASTGRAKAEADRLIENGNISYEKAIQEGIKEQQRLVSQTEIVATANAEATRLIDAAHAEADRLRGECDIYVDSKLAEFEEFLNGTLRSVGRGRHQLRTTAGTHDYVTR from the coding sequence GTGTACCGAGTTTTTGAAGCGCTCGACGAGCTCGGCGCGATCGTCGAAGAAGCGCGCGGCGTGCCGATGACCGCCGGCTGCGTCGTCCCCCGCGGGGATGTGCTCGAACTCATCGACGACATCAAGGACGCCATTCCCGGTGAACTCGACGACGCGCAGGATGTCCTCGACGCCCGCGACTCGCTGTTGCGGGAGGCCAAGGAGCACTCCGAATCGGTGATCTCCGGCGCCAACGCCGAAGCCGACAGTGTGCTCAGCCACGCCCGCGCCGAGGCCGACCGGCTGCTGGCCGACGCCAAATCCCAGGCGGACCGCATGGTCGTCGAGGCGCGTCAGCACAGCGAGCGGATGGTCGTCGAGGCCCGCGAAGAGGCCGCCCGGCTGGCCGCCGCGGCCAAGCGCGAGTACGAGGCCAGCACCGGCCGCGCCAAGGCCGAGGCCGACCGGCTCATCGAGAACGGCAACATCTCCTACGAGAAGGCGATCCAGGAGGGCATCAAGGAGCAGCAGCGCCTGGTGTCGCAGACCGAGATCGTCGCCACCGCCAACGCCGAGGCCACCCGCCTGATCGACGCCGCCCACGCCGAGGCCGACCGGCTGCGTGGCGAATGCGACATCTACGTCGACAGCAAACTCGCCGAGTTCGAGGAGTTCCTCAACGGCACCCTGCGGTCGGTGGGTCGCGGCCGTCACCAGTTGCGCACCACCGCGGGAACGCACGACTACGTGACCCGCTGA